A stretch of Acipenser ruthenus chromosome 1, fAciRut3.2 maternal haplotype, whole genome shotgun sequence DNA encodes these proteins:
- the LOC117420852 gene encoding N6-adenosine-methyltransferase non-catalytic subunit-like, producing MNNRLQEIRERQKIRRQLLAQQLGAESADSIGAVLNSKEEQKEIEETRETSRASYDTSAPAAKRKCQNEREVTEEEAEEPKDELEPQQPYENLQYEEEVYKHSSTFLKGTQSLNPHNDYCQHFVDTGHRPQNFIRDVGLADRFEEYPKLRELIRLKDDLIATTNTPPVYLQADMETFDLRELKCKFDVLLIEPPLEEYYRESGIVANEKIWAWDDMMKLEIEEIAAPRSFVFLWCGSGEGLDQGRVCLRKWGFRRCEDICWIKTNKNNPGKTKTLDPKAVFQRTKEHCLMGIRGTVRRSTDGDFIHANVDIDLIITEEPEIGNIEKPVEIFHIIEHFCLGRRRLHLFGRDSTIRPGWLTVGPTLTNSNFHAEAYASYFNVPNSTMTGCTEEIERLRPKSPPPKSKSERGGGAPRGGGRGGASAGRGDRGRERNRSFRGDRGGFRGRGGPHRGGFPPR from the exons CTGGGAGCTGAAAGTGCTGACAGCATTGGAGCAGTGCTGAACAGCAAGGAGGAACAGAAAGAGATTGAAGAAACGAGGGAGACAAGTAG GGCTTCATATGACACATCTGCACCGGCTGCCAAACGTAAGTGCCAGAATGAGAGAGAGGTCACGGAGGAAGAGGCTGAAGAACCAAAG GATGAATTAGAGCCACAGCAACCCTATGAGAACCTGCAATATGAAGAAGAGGTGTATAAACATTCAAGTACTTTTCTAAAG GGAACTCAAAGCCTGAATCCACACAATGATTATTGCCAACATTTTGTGGATACTGGCCATAGGCCACAGAACTTTATCCGTGACGTGG GTCTTGCTGATAGGTTTGAGGAGTACCCAAAACTCAGGGAGCTGATCAGGTTGAAGGATGACTTGATTGCGACAACAAACACCCCTCCCGT GTACTTGCAAGCAGATATGGAGACCTTTGATTTGCGTGAACTGAAATGCAAGTTTGATGTACTTCTCATTGAGCCACCTTTGGAAGAATACTACAGAGAGTCTGGTATCGTAGCCAATGAGAAGATCTGGGCGTGGGATGAT ATGATGAAGCTGGAAATAGAAGAAATTGCAGCACCAAGATCATTTGTCTTCTTGTGGTGTGGATCGGGGGAAGGACTAGACCAGGGCAGAGTG TGCTTACGAAAATGGGGTTTTAGAAGATGTGAAGACATTTGCTggatcaaaacaaacaaaaataaccctGGAAAGACGAAAACCTTGGACCCCAAGGCTGTCTTCCAGAGAACAAAG GAGCATTGCTTGATGGGAATCCGTGGCACTGTGAGACGAAGCACTGATGGAGATTTCATCCATGCTAATGTAGACATTGACCTGATCATTACAGAAGAGCCTGAGATTGGCAACATAGAAAAACCTGTGGAGATCTTTCACATCATTGAGCACTTCTGTCTAGGACGAAGACGGCTGCATCTCTTTGGAAGGGACAGCACAATCAGACCAG GATGGCTGACAGTGGGCCCAACTCTCACCAACAGCAATTTCCATGCAGAAGCATATGCCTCCTACTTCAATGTGCCCAACTCGACAATGACAGGCTGCACAGAGGAGATAGAGCGGCTGCGTCCCAAGTCCCCCCCTCCCAAATCAAAGTCTGAGCGAGGAGGCGGGGCCCCGAGAGGTGGAGGAAGGGGTGGCGCTTCCGCAGGACGTGGAGACAGGGGGAGGGAGCGGAACAGATCCTTTCGCGGTGACAGAGGGGGTTTCAGGGGGCGTGGAGGGCCTCACAGGGGAGGATTTCCACCACGATGA